In one Nocardioides sp. NBC_00368 genomic region, the following are encoded:
- the atzF gene encoding allophanate hydrolase, whose translation MIHSLPGGAVERAAEVLDRIEASDRPEIWISLRTRDDLLEEAAAIDAKAAGGEILPLAGRLLAVKDNIDVRGLPTTAGAPSYAYTPSADATAVARLRAAGALVVGKTNLDQFATGLVGTRSPYGAVRNAWDPTRISGGSSSGSAVAVALGLVDLALGTDTAGSGRVPAALNGIVGVKPSRGLVPVTGVVPACYTLDCVTVFARDLASARAAAELMAGPDPSDPLSRTLPADSGLPPVPRVAVPTGEHLDGLAPGWSDAFRAVAARLASAGVEVVETDISPLLEAARLLYEGAFVAERYAAVGSHLEANRDLIGTDLDPTVAEIVLAGASASAADWARDVARLARLGAAGREALAGCSALLTPTTTWHPTLAEVAADPVGANARLGRYTNFANLLDMASLAIPAGQVGGLPFGVMLSGAAGSDRTLAALGHTLLSPSVDLFVVGAHLSGMPLNHQLVEAGATLLRPVSTSADYRLFALETAPPKPGLVRVGDPATGVRIDGELWRVPAAGFGTFVGGVPAPMAIGKVTLADGSSVSGFLVEPIAVERAADISSHGGWRRYRSEQGL comes from the coding sequence TTGATCCACTCGCTTCCCGGCGGCGCGGTCGAACGCGCCGCCGAGGTCCTCGACCGGATCGAGGCGTCGGACCGGCCGGAGATCTGGATCTCGCTGCGTACGCGAGACGACCTGCTCGAGGAGGCCGCCGCGATCGACGCGAAGGCGGCCGGCGGGGAGATCCTTCCCCTGGCCGGCCGTCTGCTGGCGGTCAAGGACAACATCGATGTCCGCGGCCTGCCGACGACCGCCGGAGCGCCGTCGTACGCCTACACGCCGTCGGCCGACGCCACCGCCGTCGCCCGGCTGCGCGCGGCCGGTGCCCTGGTCGTGGGGAAGACGAACCTGGACCAGTTCGCGACCGGGCTCGTCGGCACCCGTAGCCCGTACGGTGCCGTCCGCAACGCCTGGGACCCGACCCGGATCTCGGGAGGGTCCTCGTCGGGCTCGGCGGTCGCGGTCGCCCTCGGTCTGGTCGACCTCGCGCTGGGGACCGACACCGCCGGCTCCGGAAGGGTGCCGGCGGCGCTCAACGGCATCGTCGGGGTGAAGCCGTCGCGTGGGCTGGTGCCGGTCACGGGTGTCGTGCCTGCCTGCTACACGCTCGACTGCGTCACCGTCTTCGCCCGCGATCTCGCGTCCGCGCGGGCAGCCGCGGAGCTGATGGCCGGGCCCGATCCCTCGGACCCGTTGTCGCGTACGTTGCCGGCAGATTCCGGACTGCCGCCGGTGCCGCGGGTGGCGGTGCCGACCGGCGAGCATCTCGACGGGCTCGCGCCGGGCTGGTCCGACGCCTTCCGCGCAGTCGCCGCGCGCCTGGCCTCAGCCGGGGTCGAGGTCGTCGAGACCGACATCTCGCCACTGCTCGAGGCGGCCAGGCTGCTCTACGAGGGCGCCTTCGTCGCCGAGAGGTACGCCGCGGTCGGCTCCCACCTCGAAGCCAACCGTGACCTCATCGGGACCGACCTCGACCCGACGGTCGCCGAGATCGTCCTCGCCGGGGCATCGGCCAGCGCGGCCGACTGGGCACGCGACGTCGCCCGTCTCGCGCGCCTCGGGGCGGCGGGACGCGAGGCGCTCGCCGGCTGCTCGGCGCTGCTGACACCGACGACGACCTGGCACCCGACCCTGGCCGAGGTGGCCGCGGATCCGGTGGGCGCGAACGCGCGCCTGGGCCGCTACACGAACTTCGCGAACCTCCTCGACATGGCCTCGCTCGCGATCCCGGCCGGCCAGGTAGGCGGTCTGCCCTTCGGGGTGATGCTGAGCGGGGCGGCTGGCAGCGACCGCACCCTGGCCGCGCTCGGCCACACCCTGCTCAGCCCGAGCGTCGATCTGTTCGTGGTGGGGGCGCACCTGTCGGGGATGCCGCTCAACCACCAGCTGGTCGAGGCCGGGGCGACCCTGCTGCGCCCGGTGTCGACCTCGGCTGACTACCGGCTGTTCGCCCTGGAGACGGCGCCGCCGAAGCCCGGACTGGTCCGCGTCGGTGATCCCGCGACCGGGGTGCGGATCGACGGCGAGCTCTGGCGCGTCCCGGCCGCGGGCTTCGGGACGTTCGTGGGTGGCGTACCTGCTCCGATGGCGATCGGAAAGGTGACGTTGGCGGACGGCTCCTCGGTTTCGGGATTTCTGGTGGAGCCGATCGCGGTCGAAAGAGCCGCTGATATCTCATCGCATGGTGGCTGGCGCCGTTACCGGTCTGAGCAGGGCCTTTAA
- a CDS encoding cytochrome P450, translated as MPLKITPPVRTPGIAGRALHQVERTAKQGVRWALGHGLPRTVITRAAKKGDLQGDLILSGPGSHTFDLIDLFEEVRAQGPLYRGAFSQVATDQAVIREVLTSPDFVTGFFAPDAGGGWMAKAGTWAASDVFNPIQPPSLLATEPPAHTRYRKLVTRVFTVKAVERLRGRTEEIARELLDDLEKSGASEVDLVSRYCGLLPITVISEVLGVPVELRERMLEMGKGAALSLDIGLDWGTFRGMEASLEEFDTWLRGHLDHIAAHPGDDLLSQLVAVREDGDRLSEPELRAIAGLVFAAGFETTVNLIGNGIALLHDNPDQLDILRDRPELWANAADEVLRLDPPVLLTGRVARQDSVIAGQPIPRGTIINTILAAANRDPAVFTDPHVFDVTRENARDHISFSSGRHFCLGAALARMEGEIGLRLLFERFPDLKLLDGRERHPTRILRGYSHLPARLA; from the coding sequence ATGCCGCTCAAGATCACGCCGCCGGTCCGCACGCCCGGGATCGCCGGCCGGGCGCTCCACCAGGTGGAGCGCACCGCGAAGCAGGGTGTGCGCTGGGCGCTGGGGCACGGGTTGCCGCGTACGGTCATCACCCGAGCCGCGAAGAAGGGCGACCTCCAGGGCGATCTGATCCTCAGCGGACCGGGATCGCACACCTTCGACCTGATCGATCTCTTCGAGGAGGTGCGCGCGCAGGGGCCGCTCTATCGCGGCGCGTTCAGCCAGGTCGCGACCGACCAGGCGGTCATCCGCGAGGTGCTGACCAGCCCCGACTTCGTGACCGGGTTCTTCGCGCCCGACGCGGGCGGCGGATGGATGGCGAAGGCCGGCACCTGGGCGGCCAGCGACGTGTTCAACCCGATCCAGCCGCCGTCGCTGCTCGCGACCGAGCCGCCGGCCCACACCCGCTACCGCAAGCTCGTCACGCGCGTGTTCACGGTGAAGGCCGTCGAGCGGCTGCGCGGGCGCACCGAGGAGATCGCCCGCGAGCTTCTCGACGACCTGGAGAAGTCGGGGGCCTCCGAGGTCGACCTCGTCTCGCGCTACTGCGGGCTGCTGCCGATCACGGTCATCTCGGAGGTGCTCGGGGTGCCGGTCGAGCTCCGCGAGCGCATGCTCGAGATGGGCAAGGGCGCCGCGCTGAGCCTCGACATCGGGCTCGACTGGGGCACCTTCCGCGGCATGGAGGCGTCGCTGGAGGAGTTCGACACCTGGCTGCGCGGACACCTCGACCACATCGCCGCCCATCCCGGCGACGACCTGCTGAGCCAGCTCGTCGCGGTACGCGAGGACGGCGACCGGCTCAGCGAGCCCGAGCTGCGCGCGATCGCCGGCCTCGTCTTCGCGGCCGGGTTCGAGACCACCGTGAACCTGATCGGCAACGGCATCGCGCTGCTCCACGACAACCCCGATCAGCTCGACATCCTGCGCGATCGCCCCGAGCTGTGGGCGAACGCCGCCGACGAGGTGCTCCGGCTCGACCCGCCGGTGCTGCTGACCGGCCGGGTCGCCCGTCAGGACTCGGTGATCGCAGGACAGCCGATCCCGCGCGGCACCATCATCAACACCATCCTCGCGGCCGCCAACCGCGACCCGGCGGTGTTCACCGATCCGCACGTGTTCGACGTGACCCGGGAGAACGCCCGCGACCACATCTCCTTCTCGAGCGGCCGCCACTTCTGTCTCGGTGCCGCCCTGGCCAGGATGGAGGGCGAGATCGGCCTCCGGCTCCTCTTCGAGCGCTTCCCGGACCTGAAGCTCCTCGACGGCCGCGAGCGTCACCCCACCCGCATCCTTCGCGGCTACTCCCACCTGCCCGCGCGTCTCGCCTGA
- a CDS encoding NUDIX hydrolase, which yields MASEEDSPRTFVPVPPEERPRRSRSTARVLLIDDRDRILLFADSDPGIPGLRWWITPGGGIDDGESEVAAAVREVEEETGLRITEADLIGPTMRRTVVHGYSDVVIDQQDFFFACWVPAFEVSTAGHTEEEQLTMAAYRWWTRAELATTDEEIWPAVLLDLWKDADVRRESAASAPADPADGGWVEESTVPA from the coding sequence ATGGCGTCCGAGGAAGACTCACCCCGCACCTTCGTCCCCGTCCCGCCGGAGGAGCGGCCGCGGCGCAGCCGCAGCACGGCCCGCGTACTCCTGATCGACGACCGCGACCGGATCCTGCTCTTCGCCGACTCCGACCCGGGGATCCCCGGGCTGCGGTGGTGGATCACTCCCGGCGGCGGCATCGACGACGGGGAGAGCGAGGTGGCCGCGGCGGTGCGCGAGGTCGAGGAGGAGACCGGTCTGCGGATCACCGAGGCCGACCTGATCGGGCCGACGATGCGGCGGACCGTGGTCCACGGCTACAGCGACGTGGTCATCGACCAGCAGGACTTCTTCTTCGCCTGCTGGGTGCCGGCCTTCGAGGTCTCCACCGCGGGCCACACCGAGGAGGAGCAGCTCACCATGGCCGCCTACCGCTGGTGGACGCGCGCGGAGCTCGCGACGACCGACGAGGAGATCTGGCCGGCGGTGCTCCTCGACCTGTGGAAGGACGCCGACGTACGCCGTGAGTCGGCCGCCTCCGCTCCCGCCGATCCGGCCGACGGCGGCTGGGTGGAGGAGTCGACGGTCCCGGCCTGA
- a CDS encoding helix-turn-helix transcriptional regulator, with protein MGHDESPTARALLTLELLQSSPGITAERLGERLRVTERAARRYVAILREAGIPVESERGPYGGYRLGRGMRTPLIFTTAEALGLVMALLDGHHDIADATGPVGSAVGKIGRVLPESLAQTVAAVRRTISAVPDQSAVSPDPDITTSLVQACDSRRRTTIAYTTENGNERKMVVDPWAVVVRHARWYLLCWSHTADARRVLRVDRMGAVDIEETSFVRPEIDPVTEVEEHLGEGWAYSVEVVFEAPFAQVDRYLPRVLGRLEPIDDSRCRLVGSTNSPSWYAQELARQAVPFHVAEGDEVRRCVADLGQRLLEAAKPR; from the coding sequence ATGGGACACGACGAGAGCCCGACAGCACGGGCGCTGCTCACCCTCGAGCTGCTGCAGTCCTCCCCCGGCATCACCGCCGAGCGGCTGGGCGAGCGGCTGCGGGTCACCGAGCGCGCCGCCCGTCGCTACGTCGCGATCCTGCGGGAGGCCGGGATCCCGGTCGAGTCCGAGCGCGGTCCCTATGGCGGCTACCGGCTCGGCCGCGGGATGCGTACGCCGCTGATCTTCACCACCGCGGAGGCCCTCGGCCTAGTGATGGCCCTGCTCGACGGCCACCACGACATCGCCGACGCCACCGGCCCGGTCGGCAGCGCGGTCGGCAAGATCGGCCGGGTGCTGCCCGAGTCGCTGGCCCAGACGGTGGCCGCGGTGCGGCGTACGATCTCGGCCGTCCCGGACCAGAGCGCCGTCTCGCCCGACCCGGACATCACCACGAGCCTGGTCCAGGCCTGTGACTCCCGGCGGCGAACGACCATCGCCTACACGACCGAGAACGGCAACGAGCGCAAGATGGTCGTCGACCCGTGGGCGGTCGTGGTGCGCCACGCCCGCTGGTATCTGCTCTGCTGGTCGCACACCGCCGACGCCCGCCGCGTGCTCCGGGTCGACCGGATGGGCGCGGTCGACATCGAGGAGACCTCGTTCGTACGTCCCGAGATCGACCCCGTCACCGAGGTCGAGGAACACCTCGGGGAGGGCTGGGCCTACTCGGTCGAGGTCGTCTTCGAGGCCCCGTTCGCGCAGGTCGACCGGTATCTTCCGCGCGTCCTGGGCCGCCTCGAGCCCATCGACGACAGCCGCTGCCGTCTCGTCGGGAGCACCAACAGCCCGAGCTGGTACGCCCAGGAGCTCGCCCGACAGGCCGTCCCGTTCCACGTCGCCGAAGGAGACGAGGTACGCCGCTGCGTCGCCGACCTGGGTCAGCGGCTGCTCGAGGCCGCGAAGCCCCGCTGA
- a CDS encoding TetR/AcrR family transcriptional regulator: protein MTTRRSRPGRPRHVPDSGTASPRDQILDAAARLFVSQGFAATSTREIADQVGIRQASLYYHFAGKDEILVELLRKSVRPTTDKVEKILNQVPPLDYETALYLLVLVDVRTLADVDHNVGMLYMLPDVTNGEVYTEFRKEHQELAAAYADLASKVASEKVLEGVSLKQLGNMLIQQVEGVINMRAEMITENTVRRISCPEAWAIASSCLRMCGVSQDKIQAANAVAVEMLDDFLEDRVRELA, encoded by the coding sequence ATGACAACTAGGCGTTCTCGGCCCGGCCGCCCCAGGCATGTGCCCGATTCGGGTACTGCCTCACCACGTGACCAGATCCTCGATGCTGCTGCGCGACTCTTCGTGTCCCAGGGCTTCGCGGCGACGTCCACCCGCGAGATCGCCGACCAGGTCGGCATCCGTCAGGCCTCTCTCTACTACCACTTCGCAGGCAAGGACGAGATCCTCGTCGAGCTGCTCCGTAAGTCGGTCCGCCCGACCACGGACAAGGTCGAGAAGATCCTCAACCAGGTGCCGCCGCTCGATTACGAGACCGCTCTTTATCTGCTGGTCCTCGTCGACGTACGCACCCTTGCCGACGTCGACCACAACGTCGGCATGCTCTACATGCTGCCGGACGTGACCAACGGCGAGGTCTACACCGAGTTCCGCAAGGAGCACCAGGAGCTGGCCGCTGCCTATGCCGATCTCGCCAGCAAGGTGGCCTCGGAGAAGGTGCTGGAAGGTGTCAGCCTGAAGCAGCTGGGCAACATGCTCATCCAGCAGGTCGAAGGCGTCATCAACATGCGCGCCGAGATGATCACCGAGAACACGGTCCGCAGGATCTCGTGCCCGGAGGCGTGGGCGATCGCGTCCTCGTGCCTGCGGATGTGCGGGGTCAGCCAGGACAAGATCCAGGCCGCGAACGCGGTCGCGGTGGAGATGCTCGACGACTTCCTCGAGGACAGGGTTCGCGAGCTCGCCTGA
- a CDS encoding VOC family protein: protein MNTTAATALKLEAVVIPVADVDRSKKFYDGLGWRLDADFEFDNGFRVVQFTPPGSPASIQFGTNITTAEPGTAEGLYLVVSDVQQARDALEAQGADISDVFHPDVPGAQFRPLSGDGRLAGAADDRASYGSFASFADPDGNTFLLQEVTTRLPGRIDATATSYATASDLTEALKRAAVAHGEHEARNGGEYDEAWPEWYAAYMVAEFRGEPLPE from the coding sequence ATGAACACCACTGCAGCCACGGCGCTGAAGCTCGAGGCGGTCGTCATCCCGGTCGCCGACGTGGACCGGTCGAAGAAGTTCTACGACGGTCTGGGCTGGCGCCTCGACGCCGACTTCGAGTTCGACAACGGCTTCCGGGTCGTGCAGTTCACGCCCCCGGGCTCGCCCGCGTCGATCCAGTTCGGCACCAACATCACCACCGCGGAGCCGGGTACGGCCGAGGGTCTCTACCTGGTGGTCTCCGACGTCCAGCAGGCGCGCGACGCCCTCGAGGCCCAGGGCGCCGACATCAGCGACGTCTTCCACCCCGACGTCCCCGGCGCCCAGTTCCGGCCGCTCTCCGGTGACGGACGCCTGGCCGGCGCGGCCGACGACCGCGCGAGCTACGGATCGTTCGCGTCCTTCGCGGACCCGGACGGCAACACCTTCCTGCTCCAGGAGGTCACCACCCGACTTCCCGGGCGGATCGACGCCACCGCGACGTCGTACGCCACGGCGAGCGACCTGACGGAGGCCCTCAAGCGGGCGGCGGTCGCCCACGGCGAGCACGAGGCCCGCAACGGCGGTGAGTACGACGAGGCCTGGCCCGAGTGGTACGCGGCCTACATGGTCGCCGAGTTCCGCGGCGAGCCGCTGCCCGAGTGA
- a CDS encoding histidine phosphatase family protein, with the protein MRLLLIRHGQTPSNVSGALDTAFPGAGLTELGLSQAAAVPDALVGERIAGLYASRLVRTQLTAQPLADRLGLPVVVQEGFEEINAGHLEMATDKESVTAYLEALADWIAGTLETPVPGGEAGHEFLARFDAAVQAVVKQHEPDDTVAIVSHGAAIRMWTGLRTTQSPAFGDDNRIRNTGLAVVEGGPDEGWTTISWNNDPLGGAHLIGDGF; encoded by the coding sequence ATGAGACTTCTGCTGATCAGACACGGCCAGACCCCGAGCAACGTCTCGGGGGCGCTCGACACTGCCTTCCCCGGCGCCGGATTGACGGAGCTCGGACTGTCCCAGGCTGCAGCCGTGCCGGACGCGCTGGTGGGGGAGAGGATCGCGGGACTGTACGCCTCCCGGCTGGTGCGTACGCAGCTGACCGCTCAGCCGCTCGCCGACCGGCTCGGGTTGCCGGTCGTGGTGCAGGAGGGGTTCGAGGAGATCAACGCGGGTCACCTGGAGATGGCCACCGACAAGGAGTCGGTGACGGCCTATCTCGAGGCGCTCGCCGACTGGATCGCCGGCACGCTCGAGACCCCCGTCCCCGGCGGCGAGGCGGGCCATGAGTTCCTGGCGCGCTTCGACGCCGCCGTCCAGGCCGTGGTCAAGCAGCACGAGCCCGACGACACGGTCGCGATCGTCTCGCACGGTGCGGCGATCCGGATGTGGACCGGGCTCCGCACCACGCAGTCACCCGCGTTCGGCGACGACAACCGGATCCGCAACACAGGGCTCGCGGTCGTCGAAGGTGGTCCCGACGAGGGCTGGACGACGATCTCCTGGAACAACGATCCGCTGGGTGGCGCCCACCTGATCGGCGACGGTTTTTGA
- the chrA gene encoding chromate efflux transporter: MATSLAEITREWGRIGIIGFGGPPAHIRLLRQTVVERRGWVAPEEFEDAIATCNLLPGPSSTQLAIFTAWRVRGALGALVGGLAFILPGLVLILALAALFLGDPPSWVLGAGAGAGAAVAAVAVQAGWALVPSSYERTPSRPRWILYAVVGTVAAAITGAWVVLVLVGAGLVEVAMRRPWRTNSFQSVLTVPILAQGALTAAVAAPLAWTAFKVGALSYGGGFVIIPLMQSDAVDRYGWMSDAEFLNAVALGQITPGPVVHTVAVVGFAAAGLLGALGAAVIAFGPSFLMIIAGGRHFEALRSSPLARAFLDGAGPAAIGAILGSAVPLAMATSEWWQWVVLAAAGVLLLLFKRGVVLTLLLAAGVGVVVALAGGPLP, encoded by the coding sequence ATGGCGACGTCCTTGGCGGAGATCACCCGGGAGTGGGGCCGGATCGGCATCATCGGGTTCGGCGGTCCACCCGCCCACATCCGGCTGCTGCGGCAGACCGTCGTCGAGCGCCGCGGCTGGGTGGCGCCGGAGGAGTTCGAGGACGCGATCGCGACCTGCAACCTGCTGCCGGGTCCCTCCTCGACACAGCTGGCGATCTTCACCGCCTGGCGGGTCCGTGGCGCGCTCGGTGCGCTGGTCGGCGGTCTCGCGTTCATCCTGCCCGGCCTGGTGCTGATCCTTGCCCTGGCGGCGCTGTTCCTCGGTGACCCGCCCTCCTGGGTCCTGGGCGCCGGTGCCGGGGCAGGCGCGGCGGTCGCCGCGGTCGCGGTCCAGGCCGGGTGGGCTCTGGTGCCGTCCTCCTACGAGCGGACGCCGTCGCGTCCGCGTTGGATCCTCTACGCCGTCGTCGGCACCGTCGCCGCCGCGATTACCGGAGCGTGGGTGGTCCTCGTGCTCGTCGGCGCCGGGCTGGTCGAGGTCGCGATGCGGCGGCCGTGGCGTACGAACTCCTTCCAGTCGGTCCTCACGGTGCCGATCCTGGCCCAGGGAGCACTCACCGCCGCGGTCGCAGCGCCGCTGGCGTGGACGGCCTTCAAGGTCGGTGCGCTGTCGTACGGCGGGGGGTTCGTGATCATCCCGCTGATGCAGTCGGACGCGGTCGATCGCTACGGCTGGATGAGCGACGCGGAGTTCCTCAACGCGGTCGCGCTCGGGCAGATCACGCCGGGGCCGGTCGTCCACACGGTCGCGGTCGTCGGGTTCGCGGCCGCGGGGCTCCTCGGGGCGCTGGGCGCGGCCGTGATCGCGTTCGGGCCGTCGTTCCTGATGATCATCGCCGGCGGGCGGCACTTCGAAGCGCTGCGCTCCTCGCCGCTCGCGCGCGCGTTCCTCGACGGCGCGGGGCCGGCCGCGATCGGCGCGATCCTCGGATCCGCGGTCCCGCTGGCGATGGCGACGAGCGAGTGGTGGCAGTGGGTCGTGCTCGCCGCCGCCGGCGTACTCCTGCTGCTGTTCAAGCGCGGGGTCGTTCTCACGCTCCTGCTCGCGGCAGGGGTCGGCGTCGTCGTCGCTCTCGCCGGCGGGCCGCTGCCCTGA
- a CDS encoding alpha/beta fold hydrolase codes for MSTSPINPRHLTVDGVRIRYAESEPNGEHGLLLSPWPESMYAFEPIWSRLAREHHLVAVDLPGFGGSESRPDLFAPSAMGDFLVKVLDTLGLDRVHVVGPDIGTSAALFAAAAAPERFQSILIGSGGSSVPLELGEPLTTWVAATDLTPYQDGRSIIEFVLENIFPASPLPKHVREDYLASYDGTRFAESMAYVRSYPTELVTLRDRLPDIQTPVRLITGRDDTAIPPSNAEFLADRLPNAKLDIVDAGHFVWEQNPAAYVTHVLDWWAEHRR; via the coding sequence ATGTCCACCTCACCCATCAACCCGCGCCACCTCACCGTCGACGGTGTCCGGATCCGCTACGCGGAGAGCGAACCGAACGGCGAGCACGGTCTGCTGCTCAGCCCCTGGCCCGAGAGCATGTACGCCTTCGAGCCGATCTGGTCACGGCTGGCGCGCGAGCACCACCTCGTCGCCGTCGACCTTCCCGGCTTCGGCGGGTCCGAGTCGCGTCCGGACCTGTTCGCGCCGAGCGCGATGGGCGACTTCCTCGTCAAGGTGCTCGACACGCTGGGCCTCGACCGTGTGCACGTCGTCGGCCCTGACATCGGCACCAGCGCGGCTCTGTTCGCGGCGGCCGCTGCCCCCGAGCGGTTCCAGAGCATCCTCATCGGCAGCGGCGGGTCGTCGGTCCCGCTCGAGCTGGGCGAGCCACTCACGACGTGGGTCGCCGCGACCGACCTGACGCCCTACCAGGACGGGAGGTCGATCATCGAGTTCGTCCTCGAGAACATCTTCCCCGCCTCGCCGCTGCCGAAGCATGTACGCGAGGACTACCTCGCCTCCTACGACGGCACCCGGTTCGCGGAGTCGATGGCCTACGTACGGTCCTACCCGACCGAGCTGGTCACGCTGCGCGACCGGCTGCCCGACATCCAGACCCCGGTCCGGCTGATCACCGGTCGTGACGACACCGCGATCCCGCCGTCCAACGCCGAGTTCCTCGCCGACCGGCTGCCGAACGCCAAGCTGGACATCGTCGACGCGGGCCACTTCGTGTGGGAGCAGAACCCGGCGGCGTACGTCACCCACGTCCTCGACTGGTGGGCCGAACACCGCAGGTGA
- a CDS encoding YnfA family protein has translation MILRSLLLFALAAVAEIGGAWLVWQGLREHRGWLWVGAGFIALGLYGVVATLHPDAHFGRILAAYGGVFVVGSIAWGMAMDGYRPDRWDVAGAALCLAGMGMIMYAPRG, from the coding sequence TTGATCCTCCGCTCGCTCCTGCTCTTCGCCCTGGCCGCGGTCGCCGAGATCGGCGGCGCCTGGCTCGTCTGGCAGGGACTGCGAGAGCACCGCGGCTGGCTCTGGGTGGGCGCCGGGTTCATCGCGCTCGGCCTCTACGGCGTCGTCGCCACGCTGCATCCCGACGCCCACTTCGGACGGATCCTGGCAGCGTACGGCGGGGTCTTCGTCGTCGGCTCGATCGCCTGGGGGATGGCGATGGACGGCTACCGGCCCGACCGGTGGGACGTCGCCGGTGCCGCGCTGTGCCTGGCCGGGATGGGCATGATCATGTACGCGCCACGTGGGTGA
- a CDS encoding dihydrolipoyl dehydrogenase family protein — translation MSEAIECDVVVIGLGPGGEHVAGSLARAGLRVVGVDERLVGGECPYFGCIPTKMMVHAAQKLRDARLVDGRAGSAIVTADWKPVADRIRDEATDDWDDQVAVDRLVAAGGTFARGRGRITGPRTVTVTAKDGTETSYVAARGVVLNTGTSPAAPPVPGLAETPFWTNRDAVRLTELPASLAILGGGAIGCELAQVFATFGVRVTVVEASDRLLPPEEPEASAAIQQAFEDAGITVLTGARAQQVSHDGAEFTLDLGESAVTAERLLVAAGRRANLGDLGLEHVGLDPQTRVLDPDERMRVADGVWAVGDITGKGAFTHVSMYQADVVIRDLTGVDGPWADYRAVGRVTFTAPEVGSVGLTEADARERGITVRTATGDLGTRGWIAEDPGPIKLVADADRGVLVGGTVVGAAGGEILGMVATAVHAEIPIATLADMHFAYPTAHRGLQTVLRALLD, via the coding sequence ATGAGCGAAGCGATCGAGTGCGACGTCGTGGTGATCGGCCTCGGACCGGGCGGCGAGCACGTCGCCGGGAGCCTGGCCCGGGCGGGTCTGCGCGTCGTCGGTGTGGACGAGCGGCTGGTCGGTGGCGAGTGCCCCTACTTCGGCTGCATCCCGACCAAGATGATGGTGCATGCCGCGCAGAAGCTCCGCGACGCGCGTCTGGTCGACGGGCGTGCCGGCTCCGCCATCGTCACCGCGGACTGGAAGCCGGTCGCCGACCGGATCCGCGACGAGGCGACCGACGACTGGGACGACCAGGTCGCCGTCGACCGGCTGGTCGCCGCGGGCGGCACCTTCGCCCGGGGGCGAGGGCGGATCACCGGGCCGCGCACGGTCACGGTCACCGCCAAAGACGGCACGGAGACGTCGTACGTCGCGGCGCGGGGCGTCGTGCTCAACACCGGCACCTCGCCGGCCGCGCCGCCGGTTCCGGGGCTCGCCGAGACGCCCTTCTGGACCAACCGCGATGCCGTGCGGCTGACCGAGCTCCCGGCATCGCTCGCGATCCTGGGCGGTGGGGCGATCGGCTGCGAGCTCGCCCAGGTGTTCGCCACCTTCGGTGTCCGGGTGACGGTCGTCGAGGCATCCGACCGGCTTCTACCGCCCGAGGAGCCCGAGGCCTCGGCCGCGATCCAGCAGGCGTTCGAGGACGCCGGGATCACCGTGCTCACCGGAGCCCGTGCCCAGCAGGTCTCCCATGACGGCGCCGAGTTCACGCTCGACCTCGGCGAGAGTGCTGTCACCGCGGAGCGGCTGCTGGTCGCCGCCGGACGCCGTGCGAACCTGGGTGATCTGGGCCTGGAGCACGTCGGCCTCGACCCGCAGACCAGGGTCCTCGACCCGGACGAGCGGATGCGGGTCGCCGACGGTGTCTGGGCCGTCGGCGACATCACCGGCAAGGGCGCCTTCACCCACGTGTCGATGTACCAGGCCGACGTCGTGATCCGCGACCTCACCGGCGTCGACGGTCCGTGGGCGGACTACCGGGCCGTCGGCCGGGTCACCTTCACCGCCCCCGAGGTCGGCTCGGTCGGCCTCACCGAGGCCGACGCGCGCGAGCGGGGCATCACGGTGCGTACGGCGACCGGTGACCTCGGCACCCGTGGCTGGATCGCCGAGGACCCGGGACCGATCAAGCTCGTCGCCGACGCCGACCGAGGCGTCCTCGTCGGCGGCACCGTCGTCGGGGCGGCAGGGGGCGAGATCCTCGGCATGGTGGCCACCGCGGTCCACGCCGAGATCCCGATCGCGACCCTGGCGGACATGCACTTCGCCTACCCGACGGCCCACCGCGGGCTGCAGACCGTGCTTCGCGCCCTGCTCGACTGA